In Collimonas arenae, a single genomic region encodes these proteins:
- the tatC gene encoding twin-arginine translocase subunit TatC — protein sequence MTEEQKTSGVEETFISHLVELRNRIMKASIAIIVVFLCLMPWSANIYDFLAAPMLAALPHGSKMIATGVITPFLIPVKVTLLVAFVIALPWVLYQLWAFIAPGLYAHEKKLIAPLVVSSSILFITGVAFCYYLVFGVIFHFINKVAPASISVTPDIDNYFDFVMTMFIAFGMTFEVPIVVIVLVRMGLVSLEKLKSIRPYVIVGAFVVAAVVTPPDIMSQMLLAVPLCLLYEIGLLVAPLFVKATQAPVESEETV from the coding sequence ATGACTGAAGAACAGAAAACCAGCGGCGTCGAAGAGACGTTCATTTCGCACCTGGTGGAATTACGCAATCGCATCATGAAGGCATCGATCGCGATCATCGTGGTCTTCCTGTGCCTGATGCCGTGGTCTGCGAATATCTACGACTTCCTGGCCGCGCCAATGCTGGCCGCTTTGCCGCACGGTAGCAAGATGATCGCCACCGGCGTCATCACGCCATTCCTGATCCCGGTCAAAGTGACGCTGTTGGTGGCTTTCGTGATCGCCTTGCCGTGGGTGCTGTACCAGCTATGGGCATTTATCGCGCCGGGTTTGTATGCGCATGAAAAAAAACTGATTGCGCCGCTGGTGGTGTCGTCGTCCATCTTGTTCATCACCGGGGTCGCCTTTTGTTACTACCTGGTGTTTGGCGTGATCTTCCACTTCATCAACAAGGTGGCACCGGCCTCGATTTCGGTGACGCCGGATATCGATAATTATTTCGATTTTGTGATGACCATGTTCATCGCCTTCGGCATGACGTTTGAAGTGCCGATCGTGGTGATCGTGCTGGTGCGCATGGGTCTGGTATCGCTGGAAAAACTGAAATCGATCCGGCCTTATGTGATCGTCGGTGCTTTCGTGGTGGCTGCAGTGGTGACGCCGCCGGACATCATGAGCCAGATGTTGCTGGCCGTGCCGTTGTGCCTGCTGTATGAAATCGGCCTGCTGGTCGCGCCATTGTTCGTCAAGGCGACGCAGGCGCCGGTGGAGTCAGAAGAAACGGTTTAA
- a CDS encoding DUF2461 domain-containing protein, giving the protein MHVRDLTQYLAELSENNNRAWFVMNKPRYDILRAEFLELVVRLIADISKFDPAIAGCNPKKALFRINRDMRFSHDKSPYKTYFSASITASGLKKPSQGGGPAYYFHIDADGTLLVAGGEYMPPADRLRAIRNQVVADSLGFGKLLKNKKFKETYGTLQTEGKLVRPPKGFDVDSPHIEYIKLKNFIVWKEQPLKKMLSDALEKELVSGFKDAYPLVGWLRQIKTPVTE; this is encoded by the coding sequence ATGCATGTCCGTGACTTGACCCAATACCTTGCAGAACTCTCTGAAAATAACAATCGGGCCTGGTTCGTCATGAACAAGCCGCGCTACGACATCCTGCGCGCCGAATTCCTGGAGCTAGTGGTACGCCTGATCGCCGACATCAGCAAGTTCGATCCGGCGATTGCGGGCTGCAACCCCAAGAAGGCGCTGTTCAGGATCAACCGCGACATGCGTTTTTCGCATGACAAGAGCCCATACAAGACGTATTTTTCGGCGTCGATCACTGCCAGCGGCCTGAAAAAGCCAAGCCAGGGCGGCGGCCCCGCCTATTATTTTCACATAGATGCCGATGGTACGCTGCTGGTGGCCGGTGGCGAATACATGCCGCCAGCTGACCGCTTGCGGGCGATTCGCAACCAGGTGGTGGCTGATTCCCTCGGCTTTGGCAAGCTGCTGAAGAACAAGAAGTTCAAAGAAACCTACGGTACGCTGCAAACCGAAGGCAAGCTGGTGCGGCCGCCGAAAGGCTTCGATGTCGATTCGCCGCACATTGAATATATCAAACTGAAGAATTTCATCGTCTGGAAGGAACAGCCGTTGAAGAAGATGCTGTCGGATGCGCTGGAGAAGGAACTGGTGAGCGGCTTCAAGGATGCCTATCCGCTGGTGGGCTGGCTACGGCAGATCAAGACACCGGTGACAGAGTAG